A genomic region of Arachis hypogaea cultivar Tifrunner chromosome 5, arahy.Tifrunner.gnm2.J5K5, whole genome shotgun sequence contains the following coding sequences:
- the LOC112801453 gene encoding 2-C-methyl-D-erythritol 2,4-cyclodiphosphate synthase, chloroplastic, with product MAASSFTASTIPHPYPFATTTKSSHLLPLSCSFPRNPTPLPSFRLRASSTTVSASAVSTKIEDSRVSGTPSKALPFRVGHGFDLHRLEPGYPLIIGGINIPHDRGCEAHSDGDVLLHCVVDAILGALGLPDIGQIFPDSDPKWKGCASSVFIQESVRLMHEAGYEIGNLDATLILQRPKLSPHKDTIKANLSALLGVDPSVVNIKAKTHEKVDSLGENRSIAAHTVVLLMRK from the exons ATGGCTGCCTCTTCCTTTACCGCTTCTACCATCCCACACCCTTACCCCTTCGCTACTACCACCAAATCTAGTCATCTTCTTccactttcttgttctttcccTCGCAATCCTACCCCACTTCCTTCCTTCCGTCTCCGAGCATCATCCACTACAGTCTCTGCCTCCGCGGTTTCCACCAAAATCGAGGATTCCAGAGTGTCCGGCACTCCGTCGAAGGCTCTGCCGTTCCGGGTGGGACACGGCTTTGACCTCCATCGGTTGGAGCCTGGTTACCCCTTAATCATCGGTGGAATCAACATCCCCCACGACAGAGGCTGCGAGGCTCATTCCGATG GGGATGTTCTGCTTCACTGTGTGGTGGATGCCATTTTAGGGGCTTTAGGTCTTCCTGATATCGGCCAGATATTCCCCGATTCTGATCCCAAATGGAAGGGCTGTGCCTCCTCTGTCTTCATCCAAGAATCT GTGAGGCTAATGCATGAGGCAGGTTATGAGATTGGGAATTTGGATGCTACATTGATTCTTCAGAGGCCTAAGCTAAGTCCACATAAGGATACCATCAAGGCCAATTTATCTGCACTGCTTGGAGTTGACCCTTCTGTGGTGAATATCAAagcaaaaactcatgaaaaagtGGACAGCCTTGGAGAAAACAGAAGCATTGCTGCTCACACCGTGGTTCTTCTCATGAGGAAATAA